A window of the Alnus glutinosa chromosome 4, dhAlnGlut1.1, whole genome shotgun sequence genome harbors these coding sequences:
- the LOC133865655 gene encoding uncharacterized mitochondrial protein AtMg00810-like, protein MAESKPYRAPCTAGSKMSKYDGEVLPDPTEYRTIVGALQYVTLTRPDIAYSVNQLCQHMHVPTYVHFTAAKRVLRYLKGTLTSGLHYCKGPIHLNAYCDADWAGNPDDRRSTTGYGVFLGPNLISWSAKKQHIVSRSSTEAEYRSLSLTAS, encoded by the coding sequence ATGGCAGAATCAAAACCTTATCGAGCCCCTTGTACTGCTGGATCCAAAATGTCAAAGTATGATGGTGAAGTTCTTCCGGATCCAACTGAGTATAGAACCATTGTAGGTGCCCTTCAGTATGTCACACTCACTAGACCAGATATTGCCTATTCAGTTAACCAACTGTGCCAACATATGCATGTTCCTACTTATGTCCACTTTACAGCAGCTAAAAGAGTCCTGCGCTACCTCAAGGGAACTCTCACATCTGGTCTACACTATTGCAAAGGGCCAATTCATCTCAATGCCTATTGTGATGCTGACTGGGCAGGAAATCCAGATGATAGAAGATCAACCACAGGGTATGGAGTCTTTCTAGGTCCTAATTTAATCTCATGGTCTGCCAAGAAACAACACATAGTCTCAAGATCCAGTACAGAAGCTGAGTATAGGTCCCTCTCACTCACAGCTTCCTAA